A genomic window from Arthrobacter globiformis includes:
- a CDS encoding Bax inhibitor-1/YccA family protein, producing MALGGNPIFNGKNFRGATQAPPVPQAYGHNNYGQNQFGQPAYGQGRVPGQVMDAQSGWMSQQQNMSNDQLQQMYNRPAAGPAETGRMTFDDVIVKTAICLAAVVAGAAVTLVVALPLASLLMIVGALGGFVLALVNTFKKQPSPALILAYAALEGLFLGGLTRILDGLYPGVGLQAVIGTLSVFAVTLVLFKSGKVRATPKAMRFFMIATIGYAVFALINMVMMWTGAVDSPFGLRTSMEIAGIPLGVFIGLLAIGLAAFSLIMDFTSIEAGVRSGAPERFSWTAAFGLTVTLVWLYVEIIRLLAILRGDD from the coding sequence ATGGCACTTGGCGGAAACCCGATCTTCAACGGAAAGAATTTCCGTGGAGCCACCCAGGCACCGCCTGTCCCGCAGGCGTACGGCCACAACAACTATGGTCAGAACCAGTTCGGCCAGCCGGCGTACGGCCAGGGCCGTGTTCCCGGCCAGGTCATGGACGCACAATCCGGGTGGATGTCGCAGCAGCAGAACATGTCCAACGACCAGCTGCAGCAGATGTACAACCGGCCTGCCGCCGGCCCTGCCGAGACCGGGCGGATGACCTTCGACGACGTCATCGTCAAGACCGCCATCTGCCTCGCGGCGGTGGTGGCCGGCGCCGCCGTCACCCTGGTCGTGGCACTGCCCCTGGCCAGCCTGCTGATGATCGTCGGCGCGCTGGGCGGCTTTGTGCTGGCCCTCGTCAACACGTTCAAGAAGCAGCCGTCGCCGGCCCTCATCCTCGCCTATGCAGCCCTCGAGGGCCTGTTCCTCGGCGGCCTGACCCGCATCCTTGACGGGCTGTACCCGGGCGTCGGCCTGCAGGCGGTCATCGGCACGCTGTCGGTCTTCGCCGTGACCCTGGTGCTCTTCAAGAGCGGCAAGGTCCGCGCCACCCCCAAGGCGATGCGCTTCTTCATGATCGCCACCATCGGCTACGCGGTCTTCGCCCTGATCAACATGGTCATGATGTGGACCGGCGCCGTGGATTCCCCGTTCGGCCTGCGTACCAGCATGGAGATCGCAGGCATTCCGCTGGGCGTCTTCATCGGCCTGCTCGCGATCGGCCTCGCTGCCTTCTCGCTGATCATGGACTTCACCAGCATCGAGGCGGGCGTCCGCAGCGGAGCGCCGGAGCGCTTCTCCTGGACCGCCGCCTTCGGCCTGACCGTCACGCTCGTATGGCTGTACGTGGAAATCATCCGCCTGCTGGCCATCCTCCGCGGCGACGACTAA